The following are encoded together in the Salvia hispanica cultivar TCC Black 2014 chromosome 6, UniMelb_Shisp_WGS_1.0, whole genome shotgun sequence genome:
- the LOC125197147 gene encoding nudix hydrolase 1-like encodes MEARPKVAVVVFLLRDKKVLLGRRRDTFALPGGHLEFGESFEECAAREVKEETGLHIQNIEFLTATSNVAIMMRAVLADPDQIPQNLEPEKCEGWDWYDWNDLPRPLEAMASAGFDPFSRLF; translated from the exons ATGGAGGCGAGGCCTAAAGTGGCGGTGGTGGTATTTTTGCTTAGAGACAAAAAGGTGCTTTTAGGGCGGCGCCGCGACACCTTCGCTCTTCCCGGCGGCCACCTCGAGTTCG gGGAGAGCTTCGAGGAATGTGCGGCGAGAGAGGTGAAGGAGGAGACGGGGCTACACATACAAAATATCGAATTCCTGACTGCGACCAGCAACGTCGCGATAATGATGCGTGCGGTTCTGGCCGATCCGGATCAGATCCCGCAGAATCTGGAGCCGGAGAAGTGCGAGGGCTGGGATTGGTACGATTGGAACGATCTGCCGCGGCCGCTGGAAGCCATGGCTAGCGCCGGATTTGATCCCTTTTCCCGCCTTTTTTAG
- the LOC125192861 gene encoding protein MIZU-KUSSEI 1-like, with protein MKTIMAKTPQDSSFSFSRRYFHWKNKDDDEMQEILNFTPKSEDLKTFPMQQQSARARKRVSVLAISKLLGRARSPFSSGRVVGTLFGQRRGHVRFAFQEDFKAAPAFLVELATPTSALVKEMASGLVRIALECEKRAEKKGAKLLEEPVWRTYCNGKKCGYAMRRECGAEEWKVLNSVGPISMGAGVIPGGGEMMYMRAKFERVVGSKDSEAFYMMNPDGNGGPELSIYLLRV; from the coding sequence ATGAAGACAATCATGGCCAAAACCCCCCAAGActcctccttctccttctcccgCAGATACTTCCACTGGAAAAACAAAGACGACGACGAAATGCAAGAAATCCTCAACTTCACCCCCAAATCGGAAGACCTCAAGACCTTCCCAATGCAGCAGCAATCCGCCCGGGCCCGGAAAAGGGTATCCGTCCTGGCCATCTCCAAGCTGCTGGGCCGGGCCCGGTCTCCGTTCTCGTCGGGCCGGGTCGTGGGGACCCTCTTCGGGCAGCGGCGCGGCCACGTCCGCTTCGCGTTCCAGGAGGATTTCAAGGCGGCGCCGGCCTTCCTGGTGGAGCTGGCCACGCCGACGAGCGCGCTCGTGAAGGAGATGGCGTCCGGGCTCGTCAGGATCGCGCTGGAGTGCGAGAAGCGGGCCGAGAAGAAGGGCGCGAAGCTTCTGGAAGAGCCCGTCTGGCGCACCTACTGCAACGGGAAGAAGTGCGGCTACGCGATGCGGCGCGAGTGCGGCGCGGAGGAGTGGAAGGTGCTGAATTCCGTGGGCCCCATCTCGATGGGCGCCGGCGTCATCCCCGGCGGCGGCGAGATGATGTATATGAGGGCGAAATTCGAGAGGGTGGTGGGGTCCAAGGATTCGGAGGCTTTCTACATGATGAATCCGGATGGAAATGGAGGGCCGGAGCTGAGCATTTACTTGCTCAGAGTTTGA